One genomic region from Sulfurimonas sp. hsl 1-7 encodes:
- a CDS encoding uroporphyrinogen-III synthase yields the protein MSKNIYLFSTSSYPDTIHINSLDTTLFTPSIDFSNYDYLIITSKQVAKALEGYERESYIKLPALCVSLQSAKSYQELGGKVLELGSGYGDNLIQVIQRYPQDTKWLYLRAKEVASNFVENSKNDGYIIDEAIVYETSCSKEIKTPQVEEDGILIFTSPSSVKCFLQNNQIKQTQKVVVIGKTTAKSLPKNVNFVISGETTIESCVKIAKTL from the coding sequence ATGTCTAAAAATATCTACCTTTTTTCTACATCTTCATATCCCGATACTATCCATATAAACTCTTTAGATACAACACTTTTTACACCTTCAATCGATTTTTCGAACTACGATTATTTAATTATTACATCAAAACAAGTTGCCAAGGCTCTTGAGGGGTATGAACGAGAAAGTTATATAAAACTCCCTGCTTTATGTGTCTCTTTGCAAAGTGCAAAAAGTTATCAAGAATTAGGGGGAAAAGTTTTAGAGCTTGGAAGTGGTTACGGGGATAATTTAATACAGGTTATTCAAAGATATCCACAAGATACAAAATGGTTGTATCTCAGAGCAAAAGAGGTGGCATCGAATTTTGTTGAGAACTCTAAAAACGATGGATACATAATAGATGAAGCTATTGTGTATGAAACCTCCTGTTCCAAAGAGATTAAAACGCCCCAAGTAGAAGAGGATGGAATACTCATTTTTACATCCCCCTCAAGTGTAAAATGTTTTTTGCAAAATAATCAGATAAAACAAACCCAAAAAGTGGTAGTAATAGGGAAAACAACGGCAAAATCTTTACCAAAAAATGTTAACTTTGTGATCTCCGGTGAAACAACTATTGAGAGTTGTGTCAAAATAGCAAAAACACTCTAG
- the guaA gene encoding glutamine-hydrolyzing GMP synthase: MTNVSIIVLDFGSQYTQLIARRLREDQIYCEILPYHTKVEDIKAKNPKGVILSGGPSSVYNKDAYEVDQGVYEMGIPVLGICYGMQRIAVDFGGSVIRSDHHEYGKAELSINNYETNASKLFEDCDNDRIVWMSHSDRVDELPAGFEVIATSANSPFAAIANEERNVYAMQFHPEVQHSEEGYLMLRNFAKKICGVDEKWKMEHFLKEQIRIIKEKVGDGKVLCGLSGGVDSSVVAAMLYEAIGDQLIPVFVDNGLLRKGEREQVEQIFKVNLKAPLVVADAADLFLGRLAGISDPEQKRKIIGHTFIEVFEQEAKKHDGIKFLAQGTLYPDVIESISVNGPSEVIKSHHNVGGLPDWMDFELIEPLRELFKDEVRKIGLELGLPESMINRHPFPGPGLAIRIMGDVNQADLDLLREADVIMLDELKASGYYTRTWQAFTVLLNVKSVGVMGDNRTYDNTICVRVVEAVDGMTATFAHLPHDLLERISRRIINEVDGINRVVYDISSKPPATIEWE, from the coding sequence ATGACAAATGTTAGCATTATTGTATTGGACTTTGGTTCTCAATATACTCAGCTTATAGCTCGCCGTCTTCGTGAAGATCAAATCTATTGTGAAATTCTTCCTTACCATACAAAGGTAGAAGATATTAAAGCAAAAAATCCTAAAGGTGTAATTCTTTCAGGTGGTCCATCTTCAGTTTATAACAAAGATGCTTATGAAGTAGATCAAGGTGTATACGAAATGGGTATCCCTGTTCTTGGTATCTGTTATGGTATGCAAAGAATTGCTGTTGACTTCGGTGGAAGTGTTATCCGTTCTGATCACCATGAATATGGAAAAGCAGAATTAAGTATCAATAATTACGAAACAAATGCATCAAAACTTTTTGAAGATTGTGACAATGACCGTATTGTATGGATGTCTCACTCTGACAGAGTTGATGAACTTCCTGCAGGTTTTGAAGTGATCGCAACTTCAGCAAATTCTCCATTTGCAGCTATCGCAAATGAAGAAAGAAATGTATATGCAATGCAATTCCACCCAGAAGTACAACACTCGGAAGAGGGTTACTTAATGCTTCGTAACTTCGCAAAGAAGATTTGTGGTGTTGATGAGAAGTGGAAAATGGAACACTTCTTAAAAGAGCAAATCAGAATCATCAAAGAAAAAGTTGGTGACGGTAAAGTTCTTTGTGGTTTAAGTGGTGGAGTTGATAGTTCAGTTGTTGCTGCAATGCTTTACGAAGCGATTGGTGATCAACTTATCCCTGTATTTGTTGACAACGGTCTTTTACGTAAAGGTGAGCGTGAGCAAGTTGAACAGATCTTTAAAGTAAATCTTAAAGCTCCTTTAGTAGTTGCAGATGCAGCTGATCTATTTTTAGGTCGTCTTGCCGGTATCTCTGATCCTGAGCAAAAACGTAAAATTATCGGTCATACTTTCATTGAAGTATTTGAGCAAGAAGCAAAAAAACATGACGGTATTAAATTCTTAGCGCAAGGGACACTTTACCCTGACGTTATCGAGTCTATCTCTGTAAACGGACCATCTGAAGTTATTAAGTCTCACCATAATGTTGGTGGTCTTCCTGATTGGATGGATTTTGAACTGATTGAGCCTTTACGTGAACTTTTCAAAGATGAAGTTCGTAAAATCGGTTTAGAGTTAGGTCTTCCTGAGTCTATGATTAACCGTCATCCATTCCCTGGTCCAGGTCTTGCAATCCGTATTATGGGTGATGTTAACCAAGCTGATCTTGATCTGCTTCGTGAAGCTGACGTAATTATGTTAGACGAGCTTAAAGCAAGCGGTTACTACACAAGAACTTGGCAAGCATTTACAGTTTTACTAAACGTAAAATCTGTTGGTGTTATGGGTGATAACAGAACTTATGACAACACTATTTGTGTACGTGTAGTTGAAGCGGTTGACGGTATGACAGCAACATTTGCGCACTTGCCGCATGACTTACTAGAGAGAATCTCTAGAAGAATTATCAACGAAGTTGACGGTATTAATAGAGTTGTATATGACATTAGTAGTAAGCCGCCGGCTACTATCGAATGGGAGTAA
- a CDS encoding Hpt domain-containing protein: MLIYNYKKEFIGIDEKDLKTLGVEDLAQLRTEAADFADLFVKTPGYVHNFQHVHWIDYIACADSTEQPKVVINAKGNLFKADVTIATCYLADNPVEKAYLVNLNHLRVLTDAEKSTISGDILDKHPSTAATEITPIHFESVTTPTQPQPTITEEVLEDEYDTSAIAEVTPVEEEYHHPLDVGDLSVDDVVDDSLDLHPELMPQEETPVETPESLELPEVFETEEIKEVVEQPTAAPAHKHKELDADLEKAIHSDYVYNPQIASDELGLPLDLIEEFIEDFINQAKEFKPSLYNALDEGDIDNVKILSHKLKGVAANLRIEDALEVLTTVNTTSDLNIIKKNLDIFYIIIAKLAGEEINFDEPDVEDDELILDFKDEPNDTFEVAEEITIADDDVPEQIEIPELADDNFVAQDDMPIEFANDLEADKLEMELDEPLSLDETTPDQTYKRDTIAQEIGLDSESFNELLNEFSGESQEIIASMKTAIQNSDLDFVKDQARQLKSMSNNIRFSDLSSELQQLLDSDSTDQISFSLTKVEELLQQISTED, encoded by the coding sequence ATGCTGATATATAATTATAAAAAAGAGTTTATAGGAATCGATGAAAAGGACTTAAAAACGTTAGGAGTTGAGGACTTAGCTCAATTACGTACAGAAGCTGCTGATTTTGCTGATCTTTTTGTAAAAACACCTGGATATGTACATAACTTCCAACATGTGCACTGGATCGACTATATCGCTTGTGCTGATTCTACTGAACAACCTAAAGTTGTAATCAATGCAAAAGGCAACCTTTTTAAAGCAGATGTAACTATAGCTACATGTTACCTTGCAGACAACCCTGTAGAAAAAGCTTATCTTGTCAACCTTAACCACTTAAGAGTTCTTACAGATGCAGAAAAGAGTACAATCTCCGGAGATATACTTGACAAACATCCATCTACAGCAGCTACTGAAATTACTCCTATCCATTTTGAAAGCGTTACTACACCGACACAACCACAACCTACTATTACCGAAGAGGTTTTAGAAGATGAATACGATACAAGTGCAATAGCAGAGGTAACACCGGTGGAAGAAGAATACCACCATCCATTAGATGTTGGTGACTTAAGTGTTGATGACGTCGTTGATGATTCACTTGATCTGCATCCTGAATTAATGCCGCAAGAAGAGACTCCAGTAGAGACACCTGAGTCACTTGAACTCCCTGAAGTATTTGAAACAGAAGAAATAAAAGAGGTTGTTGAACAACCGACTGCTGCTCCAGCGCATAAACATAAAGAACTAGATGCAGACCTTGAAAAAGCAATTCACAGTGACTATGTTTACAATCCGCAAATAGCATCTGATGAACTTGGATTACCATTAGACCTTATTGAAGAATTTATTGAAGACTTTATCAATCAAGCCAAAGAGTTTAAACCTAGTTTATATAACGCCTTAGATGAAGGTGATATTGATAATGTAAAAATTCTTTCTCACAAACTTAAAGGGGTTGCTGCGAACCTTCGTATTGAAGATGCTCTTGAAGTATTAACAACAGTTAATACAACTTCTGATCTTAATATAATTAAGAAAAATCTTGATATTTTCTACATTATCATTGCAAAACTTGCAGGTGAAGAGATTAATTTTGATGAACCTGATGTTGAAGATGATGAACTTATCCTTGACTTTAAAGATGAACCAAACGACACTTTTGAAGTAGCAGAAGAGATTACAATAGCAGACGATGATGTACCTGAACAAATTGAGATCCCTGAACTAGCAGATGACAATTTTGTAGCACAAGATGATATGCCTATAGAGTTTGCTAATGATCTTGAAGCTGATAAACTTGAAATGGAACTTGATGAGCCGTTATCACTAGATGAAACGACTCCGGATCAAACATATAAAAGAGATACTATTGCACAAGAGATAGGACTTGACAGTGAAAGCTTTAACGAACTACTTAATGAGTTTAGCGGTGAGTCTCAAGAGATTATAGCAAGTATGAAAACTGCTATACAAAATTCAGATCTTGATTTTGTCAAAGATCAAGCTCGCCAACTTAAAAGTATGAGTAACAATATCAGATTCTCAGACTTATCAAGTGAACTCCAACAGCTTTTAGATTCTGATTCAACAGATCAGATATCTTTTTCGCTAACTAAAGTTGAAGAACTTTTACAACAAATCTCTACAGAGGATTAA
- a CDS encoding PAS domain-containing protein encodes MEKVTPIDEEYMFDDLVIVSQTDEKGIITYANKAFCEVSGYSVEELVGQPHNIIRHPDMPAAAFEKMWSTIQGGQAWNGIVKNLRKDGKYYWVDSEVLPIKDSDDNITGFIAARRAASRKDIVDTEEAYQKMLEAVEK; translated from the coding sequence ATGGAAAAAGTGACTCCTATTGATGAAGAGTACATGTTTGATGATTTGGTCATAGTAAGTCAAACAGATGAAAAAGGTATTATCACTTATGCAAACAAGGCATTTTGTGAAGTTTCTGGTTATAGTGTAGAAGAGCTTGTGGGACAACCGCATAATATCATTCGACATCCAGATATGCCCGCAGCCGCATTTGAAAAAATGTGGAGTACTATTCAAGGTGGCCAAGCATGGAACGGTATTGTAAAAAACCTGAGAAAAGATGGTAAATACTACTGGGTAGATTCAGAAGTCTTACCTATCAAAGATAGCGATGATAATATCACCGGCTTTATCGCTGCAAGGCGTGCCGCATCAAGAAAAGATATAGTGGATACTGAAGAAGCTTATCAAAAAATGTTAGAAGCAGTAGAGAAATAA
- the purD gene encoding phosphoribosylamine--glycine ligase, whose product MKILILGSGGREYSIGLAIDNENAGHELFFQPGNGATDKLGTNIDIKDYNELASWAKANEIELTIVGPEAPLVDGVVDIFKANGLTIFGPSKEAAQLEGSKVYMKNFLAKYNIPTAAYIESDSIEELYKFTDTLSTPIVVKADGLCGGKGVIIAQSHDEAKKTIGEMLSGKAFGDAGKKVIVEEFLDGYELSMFAVCDGDDYILLPAAQDHKRIGDGDTGPNTGGMGAYAPTPLVDETLYQKVKDRIIRPTLDGMKAEGAPFEGVLFIGIMVVNGEPITLEFNVRFGDPECEILMPLMTSSVSDMFYKAATNRLGEIEVSFSKQYAVGIVMASENYPYGSSTPAEIILDDVHHEDIEKYTHISFAGVSKEDDKLYATGGRVLLCIGLGDTIKEARDRAYLRCGQVHFAGKKFRTDIAYQAL is encoded by the coding sequence ATGAAAATTTTGATTTTAGGTTCTGGTGGTCGTGAGTATTCTATAGGTTTGGCAATTGATAATGAAAATGCCGGGCATGAATTGTTCTTTCAACCTGGAAACGGTGCAACAGATAAACTTGGTACAAATATCGATATTAAAGATTATAATGAACTTGCATCATGGGCAAAAGCCAATGAAATAGAACTTACAATTGTTGGACCTGAAGCTCCACTAGTTGACGGTGTTGTAGACATTTTTAAAGCAAACGGTTTGACAATTTTCGGACCAAGTAAAGAAGCTGCACAGCTAGAGGGTTCTAAAGTTTATATGAAAAACTTCTTAGCGAAGTACAATATCCCTACGGCCGCTTATATTGAGAGTGACTCGATCGAAGAACTTTATAAATTTACAGATACACTAAGTACACCTATCGTTGTAAAAGCTGACGGGCTTTGTGGCGGTAAGGGTGTAATTATTGCGCAGTCACATGATGAAGCTAAAAAGACTATCGGTGAGATGCTCAGCGGAAAAGCATTCGGTGATGCAGGAAAGAAAGTTATCGTTGAAGAGTTCTTAGACGGATATGAGCTTTCAATGTTTGCAGTATGTGACGGTGATGACTATATTTTACTTCCTGCTGCACAAGACCACAAACGTATAGGTGATGGCGATACTGGTCCAAACACGGGTGGAATGGGTGCATATGCTCCAACACCGCTTGTAGACGAAACTCTCTACCAAAAAGTAAAAGATAGAATTATCCGCCCGACACTTGATGGTATGAAAGCTGAAGGTGCTCCTTTTGAAGGTGTACTTTTCATTGGAATTATGGTTGTAAACGGTGAGCCTATCACACTAGAGTTTAATGTACGTTTCGGTGATCCTGAATGTGAAATTTTAATGCCGCTTATGACTTCAAGTGTAAGCGATATGTTCTATAAAGCTGCAACAAACCGTTTAGGTGAGATTGAGGTGAGTTTCTCTAAACAATATGCAGTTGGTATTGTAATGGCTAGTGAGAACTATCCGTACGGAAGTTCAACACCGGCAGAGATTATCTTAGATGATGTTCATCATGAAGATATTGAAAAATATACACATATCTCTTTTGCAGGTGTTTCTAAAGAGGATGATAAGCTTTATGCGACAGGTGGAAGAGTTTTACTTTGTATAGGTCTTGGTGATACAATCAAAGAAGCTAGAGACAGAGCATATTTAAGATGTGGCCAGGTGCATTTTGCCGGGAAAAAATTTAGAACAGATATAGCATATCAAGCGTTATAG
- the uvrC gene encoding excinuclease ABC subunit UvrC, with protein sequence MDLKSTIKQLPTSPGIYQYFDKNGRLLYVGKAKNLANRVKSYWHFTPELRPNPTLSARITKMLHQTISLEYIVVNSEHDALILENSLIKQLHPKYNILLRDDKTYPYIYLDNSEKYPRLDITRKIINSKEITYFGPYSVGARDILNSVYNIAKLVQKKGCLRSKKLCLYYQIDKCLGPCELPISKERYQQEVDLAVSLIKNKKTLIKKLQEKMEFYAEELRFEEAAELRDTIDKISRSEINSEIDFASNENFDIFVVEHNEVRAVLVKIFMRNGKIISSSHDYINLNEGFDENEIFTQALVDFYKDEKPPIVAPILVNMDFEDKNLIEEHLSQVFEKKTSLSVPQRGKKKDLVSLALLNAQELLKKQNNTNQKLLQEIKELCHLEVIPNRVEVFDNSHMAGMATVGAMIVYENGKFDKKSYRTYHLEAKDEYAQMRETLSRRVESFIKNPAPDLWVLDGGATLLKLALDILESNGVTIDVIAISKEKIDAKAHRAKGKAKDIIYTKDETYRLQESDKRLQWIQNLRDEAHRSAITFHKKTKLKLDQESKLLSLHGISAPKIQKLLNHFGTFENIKSASVEDLTTILNKKDAKNIKLLYK encoded by the coding sequence ATGGATCTTAAAAGCACGATCAAACAACTCCCCACATCTCCCGGGATCTACCAATATTTCGATAAAAATGGCAGGCTCTTATATGTAGGAAAAGCAAAAAATCTTGCCAACAGAGTAAAGAGTTACTGGCATTTTACACCTGAACTTCGTCCAAACCCGACACTCTCTGCAAGAATCACTAAGATGCTGCATCAGACAATCTCTTTGGAGTATATTGTAGTAAACTCTGAGCATGATGCTTTGATCCTGGAAAACTCTCTGATCAAACAACTTCATCCAAAATACAATATCCTGCTGCGCGATGATAAAACATATCCATATATCTATCTCGATAACTCGGAAAAATATCCCAGATTAGATATAACAAGAAAAATAATCAACTCAAAAGAGATCACCTACTTCGGCCCCTACTCTGTAGGTGCAAGAGATATTTTAAATTCGGTCTACAATATAGCGAAACTCGTCCAAAAAAAAGGGTGCCTGCGTTCTAAAAAACTGTGTCTGTATTACCAGATCGATAAATGTTTAGGACCGTGTGAGCTCCCTATATCTAAAGAGCGTTACCAACAAGAAGTTGATTTAGCCGTTTCTCTAATCAAAAATAAAAAAACGCTGATCAAAAAACTGCAAGAGAAGATGGAGTTTTATGCTGAAGAACTTCGTTTTGAAGAAGCAGCAGAACTCCGTGATACGATCGATAAAATTTCTCGTTCGGAAATCAATTCCGAAATAGATTTTGCAAGCAATGAAAACTTCGACATATTTGTTGTAGAGCATAATGAAGTGCGTGCGGTACTTGTTAAAATATTTATGAGAAACGGGAAAATCATCTCCTCTTCCCATGACTATATCAATTTAAATGAAGGTTTTGATGAAAATGAGATTTTTACGCAGGCTTTAGTAGACTTTTATAAAGATGAAAAGCCACCTATTGTAGCCCCGATACTTGTAAATATGGATTTTGAAGACAAAAACTTAATTGAAGAACATTTAAGTCAGGTATTTGAGAAAAAAACTTCGCTCTCTGTACCTCAAAGGGGAAAGAAAAAAGACTTGGTATCTTTAGCCCTACTCAATGCACAAGAGCTTCTTAAAAAACAGAATAATACAAATCAAAAACTACTCCAAGAGATCAAAGAGTTATGTCATTTAGAAGTGATTCCAAACAGAGTTGAAGTATTTGACAACTCTCATATGGCTGGAATGGCTACGGTTGGAGCTATGATAGTTTACGAAAACGGGAAGTTTGATAAAAAATCGTACAGAACTTACCATCTTGAAGCTAAAGATGAATATGCCCAAATGAGAGAAACACTCTCAAGAAGAGTTGAGAGTTTCATAAAAAACCCGGCTCCTGATCTTTGGGTTCTTGACGGAGGGGCTACGCTTTTAAAACTAGCACTCGATATTTTAGAATCAAACGGCGTAACGATAGATGTAATTGCTATATCGAAAGAAAAGATTGATGCTAAAGCACATCGTGCAAAAGGGAAAGCAAAAGATATTATCTACACAAAAGATGAAACTTATAGACTTCAAGAATCTGACAAAAGACTTCAATGGATTCAAAACCTTAGAGACGAAGCACACCGTTCGGCAATCACCTTTCATAAGAAAACGAAACTTAAACTTGATCAAGAGAGCAAACTCTTAAGTTTACACGGTATTTCTGCCCCAAAAATCCAAAAATTACTCAATCATTTCGGAACTTTTGAAAATATAAAAAGTGCTTCTGTAGAGGATTTAACGACAATTTTGAACAAAAAAGATGCAAAAAACATCAAATTGCTTTATAAATAA
- the nhaD gene encoding sodium:proton antiporter NhaD has translation MENSSVVETTANAVAHAATDINLATTWVGWLSLIVFIVAYYFIAAEEKFEVNKAKPALFAGTFMFMLVGIYFAINGMNPSGLHDELETLILEIAEIFFFLFVAMTFIETLIERGVFDLMKYKLVSKGYTYKKLYWLTGLLAFFISPVADNLTTALILSTVLFTIDKKNLSFLVPGAINIVVAANAGGAWSPFGDITTLMAWTAGKGTFVDFLYLFPASVTGWLVTAYLLSMSVPKGQPEFDASTEKKPELLDGAMGTVYLGVATITIAVLGHQFFHFPAMWGMMFGLAILKMYSVFLTKRGRQSFNIFVNMQKVENDTLLFFFGILSAVGALHFLGFLHYIHDLYGMMGSTASNIGVGFLSAIVDNVPVMSAILKSSPEMGLDQWMLVTMTAGIGGSLISFGSAAGVGVMGRLHGIYTFGAHMKHAWTILVGYLVSIVIWYLQFEVMGLY, from the coding sequence ATGGAAAACAGTTCGGTGGTTGAAACTACTGCAAATGCAGTTGCTCATGCAGCAACAGATATAAACTTAGCTACAACATGGGTAGGTTGGTTAAGTTTAATTGTATTTATCGTAGCATATTATTTTATTGCTGCAGAGGAAAAGTTCGAAGTAAATAAAGCAAAACCTGCACTTTTTGCGGGTACATTTATGTTTATGTTAGTTGGGATCTATTTTGCGATCAATGGAATGAATCCAAGTGGTTTACACGATGAGCTTGAGACTTTAATTTTAGAGATCGCTGAAATTTTCTTCTTCTTGTTTGTTGCTATGACATTTATTGAGACACTGATAGAACGCGGTGTATTTGATCTTATGAAGTATAAACTTGTATCTAAGGGTTATACATATAAAAAACTGTATTGGTTAACAGGTCTTTTAGCATTTTTTATCTCTCCGGTTGCAGACAACTTAACAACTGCACTTATCCTTTCAACTGTACTTTTTACAATCGATAAGAAAAACCTTTCTTTCTTAGTTCCAGGTGCGATAAATATTGTTGTTGCGGCAAATGCGGGTGGTGCTTGGTCACCGTTTGGAGATATTACAACTCTAATGGCATGGACAGCAGGTAAAGGTACATTTGTTGATTTCTTATACTTATTCCCGGCATCAGTTACTGGTTGGTTAGTAACTGCTTATCTTCTTTCTATGTCAGTTCCAAAAGGGCAACCTGAATTTGATGCGAGTACAGAGAAAAAACCTGAGCTTTTAGATGGTGCAATGGGGACTGTATATCTTGGTGTAGCTACTATTACAATCGCAGTTCTTGGTCACCAGTTTTTCCATTTCCCGGCAATGTGGGGTATGATGTTTGGTCTGGCAATTCTTAAAATGTATTCTGTATTTCTTACAAAAAGAGGAAGACAAAGTTTTAATATCTTTGTAAATATGCAAAAAGTAGAAAATGACACACTTCTTTTCTTCTTTGGTATCCTTTCAGCAGTTGGTGCTTTACACTTTTTAGGTTTCTTACACTACATTCACGATCTTTATGGAATGATGGGTTCAACAGCATCAAATATCGGTGTTGGTTTCCTTTCTGCAATAGTAGATAATGTTCCGGTTATGAGTGCTATATTAAAATCATCTCCAGAGATGGGACTGGATCAATGGATGCTTGTTACAATGACAGCAGGTATTGGTGGTAGTTTAATCTCATTTGGTTCAGCTGCAGGTGTTGGTGTAATGGGTAGACTTCATGGTATCTATACATTCGGTGCACATATGAAACATGCTTGGACTATCCTTGTAGGTTATTTAGTATCTATCGTTATCTGGTATTTACAATTTGAGGTTATGGGGCTTTACTAA
- the nadB gene encoding L-aspartate oxidase, with the protein MYKYDVIIVGAGVAGLYAAMKLPEDKKVLIINKRETFKCNTFYAQGGIALARDEADIPLHVKDTLAAGDGLCDEEAVKVLSEHSIEAIDDLVNNGFEFDKDNEGHILYTKEAAHSCERIVHAGGDATGRYLHFFLLSQNKHAMLSDARVVDLLIKDNKCYGVTVLDHRETKNIYADNVIIASGGVGSLYEYHTNAPCISADMQGLCVMKGIELDRMEMLQFHPTVFVNSSNAQKMLLTEALRGEGATITDENGKRFLFEYDERGELASRDIVSKSIYLYRKKTGLNIYLNFDNFSEEYFAHRFPNIYKNMRALGFKVPEQRVPISPAFHYAIGGIKTDLKGRVPNIEGLYAVGEVASTRVHGANRLASNSLLEGLVFAKIAVDDILENNNFNDQITEFGIEDEVMSYKDDKAKKNQLRKIMWENVSIIRTKRGLTDALETINALLNEKIGKLLKFRLLTAREIVLSALNRTESIGVHTIQEEN; encoded by the coding sequence ATGTATAAATATGATGTAATAATAGTAGGTGCAGGAGTTGCAGGACTCTACGCCGCTATGAAGTTACCCGAAGATAAAAAAGTTTTGATCATTAACAAGCGTGAAACTTTTAAATGTAACACCTTTTATGCACAAGGGGGGATCGCTTTGGCTCGTGATGAAGCCGATATCCCTCTCCATGTAAAAGATACTTTAGCAGCAGGTGACGGTCTTTGTGATGAAGAAGCGGTAAAAGTTTTAAGTGAACATTCGATCGAAGCGATTGATGATCTTGTCAATAACGGTTTTGAATTTGATAAAGACAATGAAGGACATATACTTTACACGAAAGAAGCTGCACACTCTTGTGAAAGAATTGTCCATGCAGGCGGTGATGCAACGGGAAGATACCTCCATTTCTTTTTGCTTTCTCAAAATAAACACGCAATGCTCAGTGATGCACGTGTAGTCGATCTTCTTATCAAAGACAACAAGTGTTACGGTGTAACGGTACTCGATCACAGAGAGACAAAAAATATCTATGCAGATAATGTAATTATTGCAAGTGGGGGTGTAGGTTCCCTTTATGAGTATCATACTAATGCACCGTGTATAAGTGCAGATATGCAAGGTCTTTGTGTTATGAAAGGGATCGAACTTGATCGCATGGAGATGTTGCAGTTTCACCCGACAGTGTTTGTAAATTCTTCTAATGCACAAAAGATGCTTTTAACAGAAGCTCTTCGTGGTGAGGGTGCAACCATTACAGATGAAAACGGAAAGCGTTTTTTATTTGAATATGATGAACGCGGCGAGCTTGCTTCTCGTGATATTGTAAGTAAATCTATCTATCTGTACAGAAAGAAAACAGGTTTGAATATTTATCTCAATTTTGATAATTTCAGTGAAGAGTATTTTGCTCATAGATTTCCAAATATTTATAAAAATATGCGTGCTTTAGGGTTTAAAGTTCCAGAGCAGAGAGTACCTATTTCACCGGCATTTCATTATGCAATCGGCGGTATAAAAACAGACCTAAAAGGTAGGGTGCCAAATATCGAAGGGCTTTATGCTGTTGGAGAAGTGGCTTCAACAAGAGTTCACGGTGCAAATAGACTTGCATCAAACTCTTTACTTGAAGGTTTGGTTTTTGCAAAAATAGCAGTTGATGATATTTTAGAAAACAATAACTTCAATGACCAGATCACAGAGTTTGGTATTGAAGATGAGGTGATGAGTTATAAAGATGATAAAGCGAAAAAGAATCAACTGCGTAAAATAATGTGGGAAAATGTCTCAATTATTCGTACGAAGAGGGGTTTAACCGACGCTTTAGAGACAATTAATGCTCTTTTAAATGAAAAAATTGGTAAACTGTTAAAATTTCGTTTACTAACTGCTCGAGAGATTGTACTCTCAGCGTTAAATAGAACAGAATCGATAGGTGTACACACCATACAAGAGGAGAATTAG